The Sulfurihydrogenibium sp. genome contains the following window.
TGACCCTCCGTTAGTTTTATAAATGGAAAAAAATGAAAAGCTCCCGAGGAGGGATTCGAACCCCCGACCAGCCGGTTAACAGCCGGCTGCTCTGCCTGCTGAGCTACTCGGGAATAAAAAGATATATAATATTATAATAGATTTTTAACATAAATGCAACTGTTTTTTGGAAGATTTTTAATTTTTTTTAAGTTCATCCTTTATCGCGTCACTCTAAAAACTTTATTCGTACAACTACAGAATGACAAGGAAGTAAAAATAAAATGCTTCTCACAAACTCTTCTAACTTTTGCTTATTCAATTGCCAAGATTTTTTAAGAAATGAATGAATATTATAGCATAAACAATACCTCGGGTGAGAAATTCAAATATAAACAAAACATCTAAAAAACTCCTTGGTGGCAGTTAAAATTGTAATAGCAAAAATTCCACCAAGGAGGTAAAAATGCAAAACTCTAATCTTTATTTTACACTATTTCAAAAAATCTCTAATATCTAATATTCTTACACACTTTGGGTGAGAAATTAGCGGTTTTTGTAAAATTTAAAAATGAGATCCTTCGGCCTTACGGCCTTAGGATGACAGAGAAAGCGAAAGTATGTTAACGATTGCCATATTTGTCATTCTGCAGCCGGCGAAGAATCTCCTACTTTTACCCAATTTCTCACCCGACGTATCTATTTTTATACTTTTATTTTAGCATATATTTATATGTATCATTTTAAACAAAAGAGGAGTAAATATGAAAGCTTTAGCTTGGATGTCTGAAAAAAGAAAAGAAAATAAAGTTTTATGTAAAGCATGCAATCAAAGATGTGTTCTTGATGTTGGAGAGTATGGAAAATGTGGGATAAGAAAAAATGAAAATGGAGACCTATATCTTACTGTGTATGGTCTTGCTGCTGCTTTTAATATAGACCCAATAGAGAAAAAGCCGTTATTCCACTTTTTGCCGGGAACAGAAATTTTATCTGTAGGAACAGTAGGATGTAATTTTAGCTGTAAGTTTTGCCAAAATTTTGAAATATCACAGTATCCTCAAGAACATAACTATGAAGTTTTCGGAACTACATTAATGCCGGAAACAATCGTAAATATTGCAAAAACAAGAAAAATACCATCAATTGCATTTACTTACAACGAGCCGGTCGTAGTTTTTGAATATGCTTATGATACATTTAAATTAGCAAAACAAAATGGTATAAAAACTGTATTCGTAAGCTCTGGGTATGAAACTAAGGAAGCTATTGATACAATTAAGCCATACTTAGATGCAGCGAATATAGATTTAAAAGCATTCACAGATAAATTTTACAGAGAAATTTGCGGAGCAAGATTAAAACCTGTTTTAGACTCAATTGAATACACTTATAAGCAAGGAATTTGGATAGAGATAACTACTCTCATAATTCCGGGAGAAAATGATAGCAAAGAAGAGTTAAGGGATATTGCAAGATTTATTGCATCTATAGATAAAAATATACCATGGCATGTATCAAGATTTTATCCAATGTATAAAATGTTAGATAGACCACCTACACCAATAGAAAAATTAAAAGAAGCTTATGAAATAGGTAAAGAGGAAGGCTTGAATTATGTCTATGTTGGTAATGTTATAGATGAAGACAGAGAATCAACATACTGTCCAAACTGTGGCTTTAAAGTTATTGATAGAACAGGTTATGTTGGACAATACGTTACTAATCATTTAGTAGATGGAAAATGTCCCAAATGCAATACTCCAATAGCCGGAGTTTGGAAGTAATAGAAAAAGCGACCAAGCCATTCTTAAGACGGCGAAGAGTCTCCTTTTGCTTTTAAAAAACTTTAAAGAATGAGAAGCTTCGAACTTATGTTCTCAGAACGACAAAGAAAGCGGAAAGGTGATAATATTGTTATTTCTTAGCGTAGTAGAAATCTCCCATTATGTTGAATTT
Protein-coding sequences here:
- the amrS gene encoding AmmeMemoRadiSam system radical SAM enzyme, with product MKALAWMSEKRKENKVLCKACNQRCVLDVGEYGKCGIRKNENGDLYLTVYGLAAAFNIDPIEKKPLFHFLPGTEILSVGTVGCNFSCKFCQNFEISQYPQEHNYEVFGTTLMPETIVNIAKTRKIPSIAFTYNEPVVVFEYAYDTFKLAKQNGIKTVFVSSGYETKEAIDTIKPYLDAANIDLKAFTDKFYREICGARLKPVLDSIEYTYKQGIWIEITTLIIPGENDSKEELRDIARFIASIDKNIPWHVSRFYPMYKMLDRPPTPIEKLKEAYEIGKEEGLNYVYVGNVIDEDRESTYCPNCGFKVIDRTGYVGQYVTNHLVDGKCPKCNTPIAGVWK